The window CGTTTAATACCTGTCCACCCACCGCTCTCTCCGCCCACTCGCCGCCTGCACCGCCCactcctcttccccctctctcctgtcGAAACCACCGCCGACAGCCACCCCCACCGCCGTCGCCATGGACTGGCAGCTGGCCATTGAAGAGCTCGCCGGCAACAACCAGGAGCTGCGCGCGCAGTACAGGGAGATCGCGCGTTGGTTCCCCAGTCTGGCGATGCCGAGGAACCATGCCTGCGGCCTGGTGAAGGTGATGACACCTGCCGAAAGGCAGCGTGCCTTCCCTGCCGGCCGCACCGTCCCGCCGGCGACCATTCTCCTATGGGCGATGCGCGAGGTGCAGCGCTCCCCCGACCCCAGGCAGCGCGCCCGTTGGTGGATGTACCGCTCATCCACCACGCCGCCGGCCGCCACGGATGACATCACCGACGCCGTCCTCGCTCTCCCAGCCCCCATCAACAACGCCTACTGGGAGAGGCGCAATCCATGGGTCCTCGGGCCAGACGAGGACTCTGACGCCGAGTCCTCTGACGACTACAACTCTGATGAAACCGACGACTACTCCTCTGACGATGAGGTGGACGAGGTCGTCGTACTCTCCTCTGACTCCTCCGATGACGAGCCTGATGTGCAGCTCCTGGCGCCTGTCCTCGACGCCGTGGAGGGGCAGAAGAACAGCCCAATTGATGTGGATAAGCTGCCGGAGGTCGCCGACAACCCAGAGCTCGTTGTCGTGAAGCAagaagaggagggcggcggtgaaCATGTGGTGGAGCCAGCGCCGGccaagaagaagagggcggcggTAAAAAAACAATGACGTGCGGCGCTCCCAACGCCTGAAGATGCTGAAGAAGGAGGAGTGACATGCTGTCTTCAGTTTCATCAGTAGAAGAAAAAGTTCAGTTTCGTCAGTATGTTAGTTTGCCAGTTCTATCTATGTCAGTTGTATCTATGTCAGACTATATATGCAGCTACTATCTATGTTAGTATGCCAGTTCTATCTATGTCAGTTCTATCTAGGTCAGTTCTATCTATGCAGTATGAACTTGCTATCTATGTTCACTATCTACTTGCTATAATCCAAGCTGTTAATTCATCACAAACTGAACTTAATACAAGCTGATAATTCATCACAAACAGAGTACTCTCACAAACAACATACAATCCAAGGTTCATTGCTACAGAAATAATAGAGTTCACCACAATAAAGCTTAACACATTACAAGCTTTCCTCCATAGCTACTACAAAAGACATCATTGACACACATGGTCAGACAGCAACACAACTTAGTCCTCATCACAAATAGCCTTAATCTGGTGAAGCTTCCTCTTGTTGCTATCACCTGCTGTCTTGAGCTCAACAATGCAGGAAGCAAGAGTACTCTTCTCCATGGTCAACTTCTCCTTCACTTTCATCAGCTCAGCAATGCAACAATCCAGCTTATCCTTCTCTTTCTTCAGGTCATCCTTCTCTTTCTTCAGGTCAGCATAGCAAATCTTCAAAGTCCTCTTATCAGAGGTCAACTTTTCCTTCTCTTTAAGATGGTTGAACTTCAAATTCCTAATGACAGTGGCTTGAGCTACATGAATTTGCTTTAACTGGTCAACAACAGCCTTTAATTTTTTGATCTCAGCATCCTTTGTCATGCTGCTTTCCACACTAACTGAAATGTTCTCAGCATCATTCTTCTGGTTTACCTCAGGCCGGCTATCCTTATAATCCAAGAGGTTGTTCACATCTTCAACAAGCTTCTCATATGTCTCCTACAACTCTTTTTTCTGCTGTGTGAGATTGTGTACAGTGCTTGAATGCTCCAGGCATGCCATCTTGTTTTCATGCTGGCTATGCTCATACATAAGCCACAGCTTATGAATAGCATTCTGCAGATCCTCTGGCCAATGCTCATCTACCCACTGCACTAATCCACAATTTCCAACACCCTACAAAAGAAAAAATCAGTTCAAAATTACAGACATTACTTACAGATTCAGTTAAAATAGCTGATTCAGTTTACGTACCAGAATCAGATTCATTTAATGATGAATAATTATGAAAACTACAACTAAGAACAGTACCTATGAACCCTAGAACTAAATTCAGTAACTATGAACCCTAGAACATGAGCAGTAACTATGAACCCTAGAACATGAACAGTAACTATGAACTCTAGAACATGAACAGTAACTACAAACCCTAGAACAAGAATTGGAATGCTGTAAACACAACTTAAAACTTACTTCAGTGGCACAGGCAATGAACCTCCTACCAGTGCTTATCCCCTCAAATGCAACATACTTCCTCCCTGGATTCCCATGCTCACAAATCACATTCAAGTCGTCAGCAAGACCCTCGAACGACGGCTCATCAATTATAGCTGGGATCTGAGAAATCCAACAAAAACTTGTTCAAATCAAGCAAATGTTCAACCCTAGAAACCCTAGGACAGAAATGAGCAATAGAAGGTTCTGACCTTGAGAGGGGAGTCGTCGGAGGAGATGTACTGCGCGCCGGAGCCGTCAGTGCTCTCACTGTCGCTCCAGGACACCATGGCGGACGGCGGACGGTGGCGACCAGAGAGGAGAGGAGCAAATGGGAGGGGAGCGAGCGAGCGTGGGAGCAGAGAGAGCGAGCGTGAGAGCAGAAAGAGCGAGCGAGATGTGGTCGGGCGCGGGCGGTCTGTCTCTGGCGACCCGACCGCGTCCGTCTTAAGCAAACGGCGCCGTCCGCGCGTCCGTTAGGCCACGTCAGAGATTTTAGGCCCCACCTGTCGGAAACGCCCTCAACCGCGCCAAATGACAGGTTCAGTGCACTCTGCAAAACTATTACTGAATGCGCGGTggcttttgcaaaagattagcgACCAAGTATTTTTCTGCAAGAGAAGCCTCAAATGTGGTGGTTTCTTGCAATTCACTCTACATGAGTAATTCCGTTAGTTTGTAGTAGTGCGGATGTGGACGGGGTAGTCCGTGTAATTATCTATGTAAACCTGCGGAGTTTCTGGGATGTCGCTCCCCTCCTCTGAGTATTCGAGAAAAAAAAGAGTGCTATGGATCTGGCACGACAAGAACCAGTCGGTGCAGAAAGATTGATGGACGAAATGCGCATTTTTAGCTAGAATCGAAGAGGCACGCAGATAATGCATGCTTCGGCTTTGACTCTTCCATGCACGCACAAAGGCTATCTCCTCCAGTTCCACCTAAACGATACACGCAACCGGCAAGACATCCCATATGCTCTGTCAAGCCAACGGTGATTGAAGAATCAAAATTACGGGAGCACCAAAGTCACACGAACATGTAACGATAGATCAAATCGATGCAATGAATTTGAGTGCTATGTAGAAGGGATTTGTACTGACCATTGCAAACTGCGGGATTTGCAATTTGTTGGGTATGAACACACCGGATCTCCTTCTCCATCAATGACGTCACAGCGCACAAAAATTACAGGCGGCGAGACGAGAGATCGAGAGGAGAAGTCGAGGGAATCAGGGAGGTTACGCGCCAGGGCTATGTCTCGCTTACAGCGATGTATGCCCAGCTCGCTGAATGTTTTTTCCGGCCTGCTACACCACAAGACCGGCCCTTAGTTTGCTCACTCGCTGCGTTCGATCCGTTCTCTTCATTAGTTCGTTTGgtttttttcttttcattttttcctttttctttcagTTTTCTCTATTCTTCAATAGCTTTCTTCGGTTTTCtgtcttttctttgttttttctttggttttattGTTGCCGCCGCTTTTCTTTGTTTATTTATTGGTTTTcacagtttttcttttcttttctttggttttctttccttttttccttttcttcactggtTTTCTTTGGGGTTTTTTCTGTGTTataaattctttcttttttcatttcttttgtttcctttcctttttcttcCCTGGGTTTTTATTCCTTTTGTAGTTCTTCTTGCATTTGTTTCTtcgttttttttattttcttggTTTATTTGTTTCCTTTTAGggttttttccttgtttcttttggttttcattctaCATTTTGTGTATATATCAACAACATTTTTCTAACACATGTTAAAAAAAACCTATATGAATTTAATATTTAttaatacatgatcaacatttttccTATACACATTTTTTCACATTTTTAAAGGCTTCATTTACGCTAATTAAGAAAAGATTCATCATTTGAGGAAGTTTGCGAACATGTTATTTTTACAGCATATGCTATTTTGTCATTTTTGTGTATTTAAGTACAAGCATGCTATGTGGTAGTTTTGCACACGAATAGGTTCATTTTCATGTCTACTTGCTGCTAGTATTTCTTTCATGCCATGaagtgctttgtagtgagtgcaaCAAGTTTGCAAACATGCCTACTTGAATCTGTTTTGCCATGCTAGTATTTTTCTAAGTCTGAAACAGCTTATATCATGTGCCCCTTATGTATTTTTCTAAGCTCTTGTTTGCCTTAATATGTTCATGTAGCATATAGTTTGCTAGCCCTAAACATTGCTATCTCAATATGTTTTGCCATGTACTAGAATGATATATTTTGCAAATGATATATGTCATTGATGCTATATGATTTTGCAATGTTGGTTGAATGTCGAAAAatatccgagtggcctatgttttgccggaatgttgattcatttccgttacggaaaatttcaggcgctccatatgtccactttttagcaaaggtcatgccaaaagTTTCCGTGattttcggcatgacttgtgctagaaactaggacatatggagtgcccgggatttgccagaaggggaatgaatcaacattccgaccTAATATTGGCCCCTTTTTTCTCTTCATTATATCTTTTATTTATAATTGTTGAATAGGAAACATGTCTACCCACGCCGAAGCCGGGGGTTTTGCTCGCCTCGAAGAAGACCCCATCGAGGCAGCAAATCACTATTTCGATTACCTGGACGAACACCAGATGGGGGTGCATGGTGGCGGCAGTGGCACCAACCCCGACACAGAtgccgacaccggcaccagcacTGGCACCGGCACCGACACCATCCCCGAGACCGGCAACGATGCTGTCGTAGCCGGTAAAGCACCGAAGTAGAAGAGGTCACGAAGACCAAATGAGCTCGGCATCGATCAAATTGTGGTCACGGAGATGCACTCCAAGAATTTAGAGCCAACGCGCCGGAGGAAGGCGCTCATGCTGGGGCAATCAACTAGGATGCATCCTCAGGGAAACCGCCAACATCAACGACGAGAAGTTGAAGAAGAAACCACATATGAAGAACATGCTCCTAAAGAAGTTGCACAATAGGTTCATGTTCCCCGGCCGGGATGAAAGCAAATTTAAAGAGCCGTGGGACGATGTCGCCATGACAAAGATAAACGATAAGGCGATGGTGACGTTCACCAACGACTTGTCCGCCTGGAAAGTTCGGGTGAAAAAAGCGATTGCGAAAATGAACCGTGGTCCAAGATTCATGCGGATAATCTGTCAATAAAGGAAGAGGACTTTGAAAATTCAAGGAGACTTGCGCTAAAGAAGAAGTCAAGGCAAGGTCGCAGAAAATGAAGGCGCTCCAGGCCAGGAACACGCCTTCCCACCACCTCGAAAGTCGTGGTTACGAGGGGAAGAGGCAtgtatgggccaaggaggacgccgaACATGAAAGTCACGtaatcccagaccccttggcggagttcatctACCCGCTGGAGCGTGACTggatcagggcccggtacaagtgggaccgtgtcaaaaagatcttttacacGGCCCCGAACACGAGGGAGGTCATGAGACTTCTGGTAATTGTTATATCACCACATTATCATATTAGCTTCCAATCAATTCGAACACAAGTTTTGTCACATTAGTAACCATCCACGTTCCTTTTGCAGAAAGAGCAGCACCAAAAGGCAGCCGAAAGCGACGAGTCATCACAGTCGtcggcgaggcccaagtgggacaccccattcaaccgggccttgaacatACTGAAAAAGGTCCCGGATGACAAACCGCCATCCTATGGACGTGTGCACAGCGTCGGAGATGGCGCCTCGTGGAAGACGTGCTACTGCGAGGAGCCAGAGGAAAGAAGGAAGAGACGGTTGGTCGTCACTCAGCAGACCATCGACGAGAAGGTCGCGATTGCAGTCAATAAGACCAAAGCTGAGACCAAAGAAGAATTGCTCGGGGTAGTCAATGCAGCAGTCAGTGACGCGGTGGCCAGCTTGATTCCGGCAATTTTCGATTGGTCGAAGAGCAATCCAAATAAAGGGCCAGAGGACTTTCCCCTTCCCAGCTTTGTCGGGAGCAATTCGGTGAACATCACAGCACTAGCACCTGCTCAAGCAACCGCAAAAGGTCCCGCTCCTGTTCATAGCAGCCCGACCTCCGTTCCTGGCATGCTCGGCGGGCCTTCCTCtatggctgagctcgacgccctcacggtaattaCACGTCATACCCTTTTCACCAGCATGTTTATAGTCCTCCGTTTcagttgcctttcggatgtttggCGTCGTAGACATGTCTTCTTCGTAGGCCGACGATACCCCATGCACCCTACTCTACGACATCAAGGGACAGAAGGTGGTCGTGGGAAAGGCAACGATTGTGAAGCCGAAGGACCGCATGTTCCACAGCCGAGAGATGCCCGATAGCGTCTTCAAGGTTAACATGGCCAGTGTCTTAGCGGGCttcgaggatttgcctcctccggTACTAGTCGATGACGAGGAGACCCCTAAGAGGATTGGCGCATGCAAGAGCTGGTTCTTGCCTTGGCCGAAGACTCTTCTTCGTCTCGAGTCACCCAGTATCACACCAACGACAGCTTCTCAAGAAGGTATGAACACCACCCACCTACCAAATTACATGCACCTGTCGTGGCGGGTGATAGCGGACACGCGAGGGAGAGCCTCCATTAGTGCCAGATGATGTCGCCCCCGTTGTCGAAGAAGCAAATGCTGATGatgacatggaggaggaggaggatgaccCAGACAAGTATTTCAATACCGCTTATGATGATGGAGGATTGATGGCTCAGGACGACGAAGACTCAGGCTATGAGCATGGAGATGATGACTTGATGCTGCCTGATTTTCTGGAGCCGGAACGTCCTAAGGCGGAatgcaaaaagtctctcttcaaGCGATCCTCACAGGAGACGCCTCCAGATGCCGCCTCTACCCAGCAACAACCCGAGGGCCATCCACTGATTAGCCCGACGACACTGGGGGTGGTGGTTAGGGAAGGTATGGTGGGCTCACTACCGCCATCCGCCAAGAAGAAAAGGAGGAGACCGGACAAGAAAGGCCCTAAAGGCGCCAGAGCTGCTTCAAGCAGCCAGACGCCTCTGAAGCCCCGGGTGGTAGACATAATACCTGTCGAAGGTGCAAAGCGTTTCCATGTCGCCGGCGACCTGATCCTACCTGCGAAAGCGCTAGAGCACATACTGAACAATGATCTAAGGAGACTCAATGAAGATGTGCTGGCCAGAGAGAAAAGCCTTCTCATCTCGGAAAAACCAGGATACCCGCTTTACGTGGCTCAGGTGCCGGGTGGGAAGTTGTACGTCGACAGATGGCCCGCACATAAGTTCATCCTGCGATTTGACTACATCTACGACATGTTCCACATGACAAAGCTGGATTTCCAGTTCATCCGCATGTATGCATTGTATCTCAACTTCTTCATCAGGCGCGAGAACATAAAATATATCTGCTCGCGGACCCGTACTATATGCACGAGAGCTTCTTGGCAGTTTGCAAAGAGTACCGTGGCTATGCGAGCAAGTACATCGCCGGCTTCATGTACGCTAATAAGGACAAAGAAGCGATTctcctgccttatcatcccaCGTAAGTCATCCGTAGATATCCTTTCGT is drawn from Aegilops tauschii subsp. strangulata cultivar AL8/78 chromosome 1, Aet v6.0, whole genome shotgun sequence and contains these coding sequences:
- the LOC109773447 gene encoding uncharacterized protein; translated protein: MVSWSDSESTDGSGAQYISSDDSPLKIPAIIDEPSFEGLADDLNVICEHGNPGRKYVAFEGISTGRRFIACATEGVGNCGLVQWVDEHWPEDLQNAIHKLWLMYEHSQHENKMACLEHSSTDSRPEVNQKNDAENISVSVESSMTKDAEIKKLKAVVDQLKQIHVAQATVIRNLKFNHLKEKEKLTSDKRTLKICYADLKKEKDDLKKEKDKLDCCIAELMKVKEKLTMEKSTLASCIVELKTAGDSNKRKLHQIKAICDED